The Pricia mediterranea genome includes a window with the following:
- a CDS encoding formylglycine-generating enzyme family protein, which translates to MSIQITKFPLFLCLAGLLLASCKTKKPVSDQGSDAQADTKKTASSATTSVPSETYTEEIPETDVSFEMVLLPGGSFTMGSPDSEAERKPDEGPQKEVSLDPFYMGKYELTWDVFELFFKQNKEIFVKLSEDKTVKIDAITRPSPPYEDPSYGMGKDGFPAVSMSAYSALVFCKWLSTVTGKFYRLPTEAEWEYAARAGTQTSYSFGDTIDDLDAYAVYYQNSDNGYKKVGTKEPNPWGLYDMHGNVAEWTLDEYKEDAYASTENDNPWVTPTVIHPRVIRGGSWDDDPDKLRSAARTASSLKQQKRDPQIPKSFWWFTDSNYVGFRLVSPKEQPSPEEQQKFWAKVLDE; encoded by the coding sequence ATGAGCATCCAAATTACCAAATTTCCCTTATTTCTTTGCCTTGCGGGGTTACTATTGGCGTCCTGTAAAACCAAAAAGCCGGTTTCCGACCAAGGCAGTGACGCCCAGGCTGACACAAAGAAAACGGCCTCATCGGCCACCACTTCTGTCCCATCCGAAACATATACCGAAGAAATTCCCGAGACCGATGTCAGTTTCGAAATGGTATTGCTGCCCGGAGGAAGTTTTACGATGGGGAGTCCCGATTCGGAAGCCGAACGCAAACCCGACGAGGGGCCGCAAAAAGAAGTTTCCTTAGACCCGTTCTACATGGGCAAATACGAACTGACCTGGGATGTCTTCGAGCTATTCTTCAAACAGAACAAAGAAATCTTTGTAAAGCTAAGTGAAGACAAGACCGTGAAGATCGATGCGATAACGCGGCCGAGCCCGCCGTATGAAGACCCTTCTTATGGAATGGGCAAAGATGGGTTTCCTGCGGTCAGTATGTCCGCCTATTCGGCTTTGGTTTTCTGTAAATGGCTGAGTACGGTTACCGGAAAATTCTACCGGTTGCCTACCGAAGCGGAGTGGGAATATGCCGCCAGGGCAGGAACACAGACCTCGTACAGTTTTGGCGACACTATCGACGACCTCGATGCCTATGCCGTTTATTATCAAAATTCGGACAACGGTTATAAAAAGGTAGGCACCAAGGAACCGAATCCGTGGGGACTTTATGATATGCACGGGAATGTGGCGGAGTGGACCCTTGACGAATACAAGGAGGATGCCTACGCCTCTACCGAAAACGACAATCCATGGGTGACACCGACCGTAATCCACCCGCGGGTCATTCGAGGAGGTTCGTGGGACGACGATCCCGATAAGCTGCGCTCTGCTGCAAGAACCGCTTCAAGCTTAAAGCAACAGAAGCGCGACCCTCAAATACCCAAGAGTTTTTGGTGGTTTACCGATTCAAACTACGTCGGGTTCCGATTGGTAAGTCCGAAAGAACAGCCCAGCCCCGAGGAGCAGCAGAAATTCTGGGCAAAGGTTTTAGATGAGTAA